In a genomic window of Trichoderma atroviride chromosome 4, complete sequence:
- a CDS encoding uncharacterized protein (EggNog:ENOG41~TransMembrane:1 (o6-24i)) — MPNGVAQSTIANLIVGGLVLTFLGQHQTMDMLLFGNRDRQTVIPVLDNYECGPELALHLATPGTGPSRGGLDRRETEPARSVWASITFHPSSLATLKSITAKSLPTGSCYASTDDARSYVDVPAAYPGIVQNMTYTTYTLQEVVALSLGEIASRLQSANVLITGSMGLAVDSPSRNLIIQPPQQTSVVKGT, encoded by the exons ATGCCCAACGGTGTTGCGCAATCCACCATC GCAAATCTCATTGTCGGCGGCTTGGTGCTCACGTTCCTCGGCCAGCATCAAACCATGGACATG CTGCTTTTCGGTAATCGTGACCGCCAAACCGTCATTCCCGTACTTGATAACTATGAGTGTGGCCCCgagcttgctcttcatctGGCCACCCCTGGGACCGGTCCATCTCGCGGTGGCCTTGACAGACGCGAAACGGAGCCTGCTCGGAGTGTCTGGGCAAGTATTACGTTCCATCCCTCATCGCTTGCAACGCTGAAGTCAATCACCGCCAAGTCTCTCCCGACCGGTTCCTGCTACGCATCTACTGATGACGCGCGCTCCTACGTCGATGTGCCGGCGGCTTATCCAGGCATCGTGCAGAACATGACGTACACGACGTATACGCTGCAAGAGGTTGTCGCATTGTCGCTGGGCGAGATAGCATCAAGGCTGCAAAGCGCGAATGTGCTCATTACTGGTTCTATGGGACTAGCTGTGGATTCGCCCTCAAGAAATCTCATTATACAGCCGCCTCAACAAACGTCAGTTGTCAAAGGCACTTGA